The following coding sequences lie in one Enterococcus sp. 9E7_DIV0242 genomic window:
- a CDS encoding ABC transporter permease subunit, translating to MFEWVKWKRNPKNLLLLGILFVSLAVQLTNQWDRSTRIGAEDHEVLKAMADEIQPPQGYLGTPEPYKMLHHLDENGVFLSEKDEAQYKTVVAILYLLEDENTARNNRAWEEQLAVQTERLTLQKEYIEAGGTEWTLLSLKEVNQQLARNEWLRTKGLTIEEMTASPKGVYFIYSLLQQAMVFGGLILVVALFFFDYLSNEYERKTYLFMSVQPVSKWQRYFRKVKTAVWITGGTYILYLGIGFSVASLLFGTGSVHYPIIVETATTFYPISVGSYILAVASQQLLFMVFIIQILLLLSLVLKNALEVLATFLVLLFLPNILAYVIPAVSHIGQWLPFFYMDVTRYLTEGFGFSEAFLLGITVLVLGNITIFQVSKWTVRRLR from the coding sequence ATGTTCGAATGGGTAAAGTGGAAAAGAAACCCTAAAAATTTATTGTTGTTAGGTATTTTATTTGTATCATTAGCCGTTCAGCTGACCAATCAATGGGATCGCAGTACACGAATAGGTGCTGAAGATCACGAAGTATTGAAGGCTATGGCTGATGAGATACAGCCTCCGCAAGGGTATCTAGGAACGCCGGAACCATACAAGATGCTTCACCATCTTGATGAGAATGGTGTTTTTTTATCTGAGAAGGATGAAGCACAATATAAGACAGTGGTTGCTATATTGTATCTTTTAGAAGATGAGAATACCGCAAGAAATAACCGAGCGTGGGAGGAACAGCTTGCTGTACAGACGGAAAGACTGACACTTCAGAAGGAGTATATAGAGGCCGGCGGGACAGAATGGACGCTGCTCTCTCTCAAAGAAGTGAATCAGCAATTAGCACGAAATGAGTGGTTGCGCACAAAGGGCTTGACCATTGAGGAAATGACTGCCAGTCCAAAGGGAGTCTATTTCATTTATTCATTACTGCAGCAGGCTATGGTTTTCGGTGGGTTGATTCTGGTTGTTGCATTATTTTTCTTTGACTATTTATCAAATGAATATGAACGAAAAACGTACTTATTTATGTCGGTACAACCAGTAAGTAAATGGCAACGGTATTTCCGAAAGGTGAAGACAGCTGTATGGATTACTGGTGGGACGTATATACTCTATCTTGGTATCGGCTTTTCTGTCGCTTCTTTGCTGTTCGGTACTGGAAGCGTGCATTATCCAATAATAGTAGAAACAGCTACTACGTTCTATCCTATTTCTGTAGGCAGCTATATTTTAGCAGTTGCTAGTCAGCAATTGCTATTCATGGTCTTTATTATTCAAATACTTTTGCTTCTTTCGTTAGTACTGAAAAATGCACTGGAGGTTTTAGCAACATTCTTAGTACTTCTTTTTCTGCCAAATATTCTTGCATATGTTATTCCAGCGGTAAGCCATATTGGGCAATGGCTGCCATTTTTTTATATGGATGTAACACGCTATCTGACAGAAGGCTTTGGTTTTAGTGAAGCCTTCTTGTTGGGAATAACAGTGTTGGTGCTCGGTAATATAACGATTTTTCAAGTGAGCAAATGGACGGTGAGGAGGCTAAGATGA
- a CDS encoding TIGR00266 family protein, with product MNFTMTENTLFPLVEVSLRNREMIQLERGAMVYHNGQINLEGKMNSNGQSGLGGAIRALGRSMTSGESFFITQATGLSDNAVIALAPGTPGAIKELEVGMEHWRLNDGAFLACDATVSYEMKRQKVSTSLFGGTGGFFVMETAGKGTLLVNAYGDIVELQLDGNQPFIIDNQHVVAWTESLDYNIKVASGMFGFTTGEGLVNEFHGRGTVLIQTRNVEALAGMVAPFIATGK from the coding sequence ATGAATTTTACAATGACAGAAAACACACTGTTTCCTTTAGTTGAGGTTTCACTAAGAAACAGAGAAATGATTCAATTAGAACGAGGTGCGATGGTCTACCATAATGGTCAGATCAATCTTGAAGGAAAAATGAACAGCAACGGTCAATCTGGTCTTGGTGGTGCGATTCGTGCATTAGGACGTTCTATGACTAGTGGAGAAAGCTTCTTCATTACTCAAGCAACAGGATTAAGCGATAATGCAGTCATCGCTTTAGCTCCGGGAACACCTGGCGCAATCAAAGAATTGGAAGTTGGGATGGAGCATTGGCGTTTGAATGACGGGGCATTTCTAGCATGTGATGCAACAGTTTCTTATGAAATGAAACGTCAAAAGGTAAGCACCTCTCTATTTGGCGGAACAGGCGGCTTCTTCGTAATGGAGACTGCCGGAAAAGGGACATTATTGGTGAATGCTTATGGGGACATCGTTGAGCTTCAACTAGATGGAAACCAACCATTTATCATCGATAACCAGCACGTTGTCGCTTGGACAGAATCACTGGACTACAATATCAAAGTAGCTTCCGGTATGTTCGGCTTCACTACTGGTGAAGGATTAGTCAACGAATTCCACGGAAGAGGAACTGTTCTAATTCAAACAAGAAATGTCGAAGCTTTAGCAGGTATGGTTGCACCATTCATCGCTACTGGAAAATAA
- a CDS encoding DUF975 family protein, translating to MTRSEIKKKAQQLLHRNYGHWSTLIMIPFIIMAIYSFIIFVGIGATSTYDSYNYEDDSEIYRSWQDDTDSDGNYYNDDYMEGYNDGYDDGYDDGYDDGYYDYEDEGGYFDNQKPADEGHNLNHSLNTKTETVSLINNTTRMSSYDYGYYRVRTRTFSFFWFLFMLVIMAATILYQGMIRWAAVDNVEGRPFSLRLTFTKFFKENGRRAATANFLVVLYTFLWTLLFWVPGIVKQISYSMTNYLMRKDEALTPKQAIALSTELMKGYKMEYLMFTLSFILWYFASFFSGGIALFHVIPYYSVSETLFFDEIIKEKHHLFSNELEDGFTDF from the coding sequence ATGACGAGAAGCGAAATCAAAAAAAAGGCGCAGCAACTGCTGCATAGGAACTATGGGCATTGGAGTACCTTGATCATGATTCCATTCATTATTATGGCGATTTACTCTTTTATCATTTTTGTAGGGATCGGAGCAACAAGCACTTATGACAGCTACAATTATGAGGACGACAGTGAGATTTATCGTTCTTGGCAGGATGATACGGATTCAGATGGCAATTACTATAATGATGATTATATGGAAGGCTACAATGACGGCTATGACGATGGCTATGATGATGGGTACGACGATGGGTATTATGATTATGAAGATGAAGGCGGCTATTTTGATAACCAAAAGCCTGCTGATGAAGGACATAATTTGAACCATTCATTAAATACAAAGACTGAAACGGTATCTTTGATTAATAATACAACAAGAATGAGCAGCTACGATTATGGCTACTATAGAGTTAGAACGAGAACATTTAGCTTCTTCTGGTTTTTATTCATGTTAGTAATCATGGCAGCGACAATTTTGTATCAGGGAATGATTCGTTGGGCAGCAGTCGATAATGTAGAAGGAAGACCTTTCAGTTTGAGATTGACGTTCACAAAATTCTTTAAAGAAAACGGTAGACGAGCGGCAACAGCCAATTTCTTAGTAGTACTTTATACATTCCTGTGGACCTTGCTATTTTGGGTGCCGGGGATTGTCAAGCAGATTTCCTATAGTATGACCAATTACTTGATGAGAAAAGATGAAGCCCTAACGCCTAAACAAGCCATTGCTTTGAGCACAGAGCTGATGAAGGGCTATAAAATGGAGTATTTGATGTTTACTTTGTCCTTTATTCTTTGGTACTTTGCTTCGTTTTTCAGTGGAGGTATCGCATTGTTTCATGTGATTCCTTACTATAGTGTATCAGAGACATTATTTTTCGATGAAATCATCAAAGAGAAACATCATCTGTTCAGCAATGAGTTAGAAGATGGCTTCACAGATTTCTAA
- a CDS encoding GNAT family N-acetyltransferase, with protein MKTIIRTMSQQSAVTIADHWKYEEPYSFYDATADEEDYQELIDPEKRNNQYYEVWKNKELYGYFVIILDTPDTAEIGLGLRPDLTGKGLGQSFILEILQFLTTTFPAVTEVELSVAAFNKRAIKAYQAVGFKESHSFLQQTNGGTYEFIKMTKSVD; from the coding sequence ATGAAAACAATTATTCGAACAATGTCACAACAATCAGCCGTTACGATTGCTGATCACTGGAAATACGAAGAGCCTTATTCCTTTTACGATGCCACTGCTGATGAAGAAGATTATCAGGAGTTGATTGATCCGGAAAAAAGAAACAACCAATATTACGAAGTATGGAAAAACAAAGAGTTGTACGGCTACTTTGTCATTATCCTTGACACACCTGACACCGCTGAGATCGGTTTGGGGCTTAGACCTGATTTGACAGGCAAAGGCTTGGGGCAATCATTTATTCTTGAAATCCTGCAGTTTCTAACTACTACATTTCCTGCGGTAACCGAGGTGGAGCTGTCCGTTGCTGCTTTCAATAAACGAGCTATCAAAGCCTATCAAGCAGTCGGCTTCAAAGAAAGTCATTCATTTCTTCAACAAACAAATGGTGGCACCTATGAGTTTATTAAAATGACCAAATCCGTGGACTAG
- a CDS encoding LCP family protein, producing the protein MKKTAKTGIIVLLSIIFVLDALGCYAALTFFSAKENVEAKAIVTKNKDFSGDDQTSEQEVNVLLIGTDTRDDDGDGGRSDTLMVAHYDGKTKQPKLISIMRDSFVNIPGYGVGKINSAYAYGGAKLTKQVLNESFDLPINYYAIIDFSQFSELIDELYSDGVKIDAEKDINLDGVDIYQGEQKMDGNTLLQYARFRMDEEGDFGRVRRQQQVMNALTDQSANLIPILKLPKVAGEAVGKLDTNMPTDLIIDLAKDFLMGSVKPLETLSVPVEGSWDFNDNTSAGSVIEIDEATNAQAIKEFF; encoded by the coding sequence ATGAAAAAAACAGCTAAAACAGGAATTATTGTTCTACTTTCTATTATCTTTGTACTGGATGCTTTAGGGTGTTATGCGGCACTGACGTTTTTTAGTGCAAAGGAGAATGTGGAAGCAAAAGCAATTGTGACGAAAAATAAGGACTTCAGTGGAGACGATCAAACCAGTGAACAAGAAGTCAACGTTCTGCTGATTGGAACAGATACCAGAGATGATGATGGAGATGGGGGACGATCGGATACCTTGATGGTTGCCCATTATGACGGCAAAACAAAGCAACCAAAGCTGATTTCAATTATGCGTGATAGCTTTGTAAATATTCCCGGTTATGGGGTTGGAAAAATAAATTCAGCCTATGCATACGGTGGTGCCAAGCTTACGAAACAAGTATTGAACGAAAGCTTTGATTTACCCATCAATTACTATGCGATTATTGACTTTAGTCAGTTTAGTGAACTGATCGATGAGCTTTATTCGGATGGGGTAAAGATCGACGCTGAGAAAGATATTAATCTGGATGGTGTTGATATTTATCAAGGAGAGCAAAAGATGGACGGCAATACTCTGTTACAATATGCGCGATTCAGAATGGATGAAGAAGGAGACTTTGGTCGTGTTCGGAGACAACAACAGGTGATGAACGCACTGACTGACCAATCTGCGAACCTGATTCCTATTTTGAAGCTTCCAAAGGTTGCAGGAGAAGCCGTTGGAAAACTGGATACCAACATGCCAACAGATTTAATTATTGATTTAGCAAAAGATTTTCTTATGGGAAGTGTCAAACCACTTGAAACATTGTCTGTTCCAGTGGAAGGCAGCTGGGACTTTAACGATAATACTTCTGCAGGAAGTGTCATCGAAATCGATGAAGCAACAAATGCACAAGCCATCAAAGAATTTTTTTGA
- a CDS encoding ABC transporter ATP-binding protein: MKEILRMEGISKSFGHQQVLKDIDLIIDKPEIIALVAPNGSGKTTLLNLIADIEEPNAGEITILGRRNVDYHIFYDMSYLQDPSILYQHLTGWDHMEFIRREHKKTKEDMLALVEELGMTQYMSKKVKNYSLGMKQHLLLGIALMNDPKLLLMDEPLNGLDPFSIEQVRTILKRLHSQGVTIILSSHNLDEIEKVTETILFLHEGQLVSKENIKIEEIEYEFVLAEQELAMKFLDRIDVPYEICSSYKIRGTFVSEQLLAFKAFCSEQELTVFDQRMAKGTLETMYFNLFASRTQCVS; encoded by the coding sequence ATGAAGGAAATTCTAAGAATGGAAGGTATCTCTAAGAGCTTTGGTCATCAACAGGTTTTGAAAGATATCGATCTTATTATTGATAAACCGGAAATTATTGCGTTGGTTGCGCCAAATGGGTCTGGGAAAACAACGCTGCTGAATTTGATTGCAGATATAGAAGAACCGAATGCAGGAGAAATAACTATTTTAGGCAGGCGGAATGTAGATTATCACATATTTTATGACATGTCCTACTTGCAGGACCCATCTATTTTATACCAGCATCTGACAGGCTGGGATCATATGGAGTTTATTCGCAGAGAGCATAAGAAGACAAAAGAAGACATGCTCGCACTTGTTGAAGAGCTGGGGATGACTCAGTATATGAGTAAAAAAGTCAAAAATTATTCATTGGGGATGAAGCAGCATCTACTTTTGGGAATTGCTTTGATGAATGATCCAAAGCTTCTATTAATGGATGAGCCGTTAAACGGACTCGATCCTTTTAGTATTGAACAAGTTCGAACGATTTTGAAGAGGCTGCATAGCCAGGGCGTAACGATTATTCTTTCGTCTCATAATTTAGATGAAATCGAAAAAGTCACAGAGACGATTTTGTTTTTACATGAAGGTCAGCTTGTTTCAAAAGAAAACATTAAAATAGAAGAAATCGAGTATGAGTTTGTCCTTGCAGAACAAGAGCTTGCTATGAAATTTTTAGATAGAATCGATGTTCCTTATGAGATTTGTTCTTCCTATAAAATTAGAGGAACTTTTGTATCTGAACAGTTGTTGGCATTCAAAGCCTTCTGTTCTGAACAGGAATTGACTGTGTTTGATCAGCGAATGGCAAAAGGCACATTAGAAACGATGTACTTCAATTTATTTGCCAGTAGGACGCAGTGTGTGAGCTAA